A DNA window from Gasterosteus aculeatus chromosome 16, fGasAcu3.hap1.1, whole genome shotgun sequence contains the following coding sequences:
- the LOC120833790 gene encoding calcitonin gene-related peptide type 1 receptor: MAEWKVDNVVRSGMVALMLLCNITKILVKASPEANESQQQHPTNVYHDIGTTRNKIVTAQFECYQKIMKDDIEDRQEPMCNRTWDGWLCWDDTTAGVNSEQNCPDYFQDFDPSEMVMKICTESGQWFLHPESNRTWTNYTRCNEHTNESRVTAMNLFYLALIGHGLSLTSLFISLGIFFHFKSLSCQRITLHKNLFFSFVLNSVITIIWLTAVANNQELVQRNPTSCKVSQFVHLYLFGCNYFWMLCEGIYLHTLIVVAVFAEKQHLMWYYLLGWGFPLIPACIHAVARSYYYNDNCWISSKTSLLYIIHGPICAALLVNLFFLLNIVRVLITKLKVTHQAESSLYMKAVRATLILVPLLGIQYILLPYKPEGRVSFEIYEYIMHILMHYQGLLVATIFCFFNGEVQAVLRRHWNQYHIQFGSSVGNHSDALRSASYTASSITEVQGCYSIDSHTEHMNGKGGFHDADGSILKSDSPFG, encoded by the exons ATGGCCGAATGGAAGGTGGATAACGTTGTGAGGAGCGGGATGGTGGCACTCATGCTCCTGTGTAATATAACAAAG ATATTGGTGAAGGCGAGCCCGGAGGCCAATGagagccagcagcagcatccaACCAACGTCTACCACGACATTGGAACCACCAGGAACAAGATCGTTACGGCACAGTTTGAGTGCTATCAAAAGATAATGAAGGACGATATCGAAGACAGACAAG AGCCCATGTGTAATCGCACTTGGGATGGCTGGCTGTGTTGGGACGACACCACGGCGGGTGTGAACTCCGAGCAGAACTGCCCAGACTACTTCCAGGATTTTGATCCTTCAG AGATGGTTATGAAGATCTGCACCGAGAGCGGCCAGTGGTTCCTGCATCCGGAGAGCAATCGAACATGGACCAACTACACCCGCTGCAATGAACACACCAATGAAAGCAGAGTG ACTGCAATGAATCTTTTCTACTTAGCTCTCATAGGACATGGCCTGTCACTGACCTCCCTCTTCATCTCCCTCGGGATATTCTTTCATTTCAA GAGTTTAAGTTGCCAAAGGATCACGCTTCACAAaaacctcttcttctcctttgttcTGAACTCTGTGATCACCATCATTTGGTTGACAGCGGTTGCAAACAACCAGGAGCTGGTGCAGAGGAATCCA ACGAGCTGTAAAGTGTCCCAGTTCGTTCATCTGTACCTGTTTGGATGCAATTACTTCTGGATGCTGTGTGAGGGCATCTACCTGCACACCCTCATCGTGGTGGCTGTGTTTGCTGAGAAGCAGCACCTGATGTGGTACTATCTTCTAGGCTGGG gctTTCCTCTCATTCCGGCTTGCATACATGCGGTTGCTCGAAGTTACTACTACAACGACAA CTGTTGGATAAGCTCCAAAACGTCGCTGCTCTACATCATCCACGGCCCCATCTGTGCTGCTCTTTTG GTCAATTTGTTCTTCCTGCTGAACATTGTGCGAGTACTCATCACCAAGCTGAAGGTGACCCACCAAGCGGAGTCCAGTCTCTACATGAAAGCCGTGAGGGCCACGCTCATCCTGGTGCCTCTCCTGGGGATCCAGTACATCCTGCTGCCCTACAAGCCGGAGGGACGCGTGTCCTTCGAGATATACGAATACATCATGCACATACTGATGCATTACCAG GGTCTGCTGGTGGCCACCATCTTCTGCTTTTTCAACGGAGAA GTCCAAGCGGTTCTGAGGAGGCACTGGAACCAGTACCATATCCAGTTTGGAAGCAGCGTGGGGAACCACTCCGACGCGCTGCGCTCCGCGTCCTACACGGCGTCCTCCATCACAGAGGTGCAGGGCTGCTACAGCATCGACAGCCACACAGAACACATGAACGGCAAAGGAGGCTTCCACGACGCCGACGGCTCCATCCTAAAGTCAGACAGCCCCTTCGGCTGA